In Clarias gariepinus isolate MV-2021 ecotype Netherlands chromosome 1, CGAR_prim_01v2, whole genome shotgun sequence, one DNA window encodes the following:
- the LOC128541584 gene encoding C-C motif chemokine 4 homolog: MSSCSLPLVLLVLICVQSFTLALAPNAPDICCFTFQKRKVPVQLITKYDETYPSCPNPGIIFTMKSGRRVCADPRDQWVKDHMNNIDLRLYGGTNQTQASG, translated from the exons ATGTCCTCTTGTTCTCTCCCGCTGGTTCTCCTGGTTCTCATATGTGTTCAGTCCTTCACACTGGCCCTGG CTCCAAACGCACCAGATATATGCTGTTTCACGTTCCAGAAGAGAAAGGTGCCTGTACAGCTCATTACTAAGTATGACGAAACTTACCCTTCCTGTCCAAACCCTGGAATCAT TTTTACCATGAAGAGCGGTCGTCGTGTGTGTGCAGACCCCAGAGATCAATGGGTGAAGGATCACATGAATAACATTGACCTGCGCCTTTATGGAGGCACAAACCAAACTCAAGCGAGTGGTTAA